Genomic window (Paenibacillus sp. 37):
GGAGGTTCGGAGTAGATGACTTTGGATGGCTGCGAAGAACCGCCACCACCTGGAGCACCTCCACCGCCATTGCCTCCGCCGGAACCACCACCAGCAGAACCTCCTCCTCCATTGCCACCACCTTGTTGACCTCCACCAGTACCGCCATTCTGTCCAGAACCACCGGGTTTAACCTCAGGTGTTCCTTCCCACACCGTCTGCATAATCACATCAGAACCATAACGGTACAAGGTACGCTCAGTGGAATTCAGATCAATCGTCCGAGCAGCAGCCGAGTTGTACACCCCAAGTCCCAGTGTCAGTACAAGAAGGATCATCAACGGATAATAAGAAGATGATGAACGTGATAACTGCGTTAAAGTCAGATACAACGGGACCGGGAGAAATTTGCGACCGATCAGCTGGATGAGCTTTAAAATCCACGGGAACAAGCGCAGGAAGAATAGTCCGAGCGCAAAAATCGCGAGTGCGGGTACAAAGAACAGAAACGGCTGTACCTGCAGCTGATCGGTTGTCATTCCGGTCTGGAAGGTCAACATCTGACGTTCATAGAACAGGTAGTATCCATATCCAGCCAGACCCAGTAACACAACGTCCAGGAACCAGCGTTGCCATACTGGAGCACGGTCTGTCCGTGCTTGCCGCCGTTTGGCAGATACAATGGTTGCCCGTGCATAGGTTATCGCAGGGATAAGTGATGCGATGATCGCAACAAGGACCGCTGCTACGCCCAGGAGAATAGCTTCTTTTGATACACCGATCGGAATAGACTTCCGATCTACGAACGAGAGAAAGCCACTTGCTGAACCGATACTCTTGGCCATAAACCAACCAAGCAACGGCCCAATAACCAGCGCAATAGCGCCCAGAAATATGCCTTCAAGCAGGTAGAGAGAGAAGATCTGCCGAGCTGAAGCTCCACGGCTGCGCAATACCGCAATATCACTCTCTTGCTTCTGTAATGACTGTCTGGCATTCATCGCAATAAAATAAAAGACCATCGCAATCATCGGTGCTGCCAAGGTAAACAACATCGTCTGCAGTTGCAGACTCTGACTGCGGAACTGCTTGAGCAGATCACCAAAGGTGATGTCCACTTTTGTATCTTTCAGCCGCTGGTAGAGATCGATATCCAGCCTTTCCAGCATGGAAGTCAGACCTGATAACTGGCTGGTTTGAATTTCTTTCAGATCAAAGGCATAATACCAACGTGAATTTTGAAGTGGAATCCCTTTTTCCTTCAGTAAAACATCATTAAAAACCGATTCATCCACATAAAGTCCATTCATCATGCCGTCAAATCCTTGTACCCAGTAAGGGCTGTTCGGATCATCTGCCTTGAAGGAACCCGTAATCTTCACACGTAACGTGATATCAAGACCGCTATACACCGGATATTCCAGAATGTCACCGATATGCAGGTCGTTACGGTACATGCCCTCTTCCAACATGACTGCCTCGATCGTGTCATCTTTGACCTGGTTTCCAGGTTTCACCCCGGCAGAGTAATTCACCTGTGCATCCAGCCCACTCATCGTACCCAGACTCATACTGCGCGCCCTGCTGGCATCCACTTTGGTTGGATCTTCCGGGCTCACCTCTGTGCTGCGAATAGATCTCGAATTCACATACGTATGAAAAGGAAAACCAATATCGCGAGGGACATCCTCACGAATATAACGATCTACTTCATCCAGACCCCGTGTGTCTGTCTTCACGCCACCGGGTGCCTGATAACTCATAAGCAACGAACCGGCTGGCAACCCTTCACTGTTATCCTGCAGCGTTTGCGCGACGACCCGTTTCAACGCACCATCGGCATACATTGGAATACTGACGGTGAACGCTACCGCCACAATCAATCCGATCAGTGTGCTGAAGGTCATCCAGCGCGTGTTCCACATTTTGCGGAACAGCAGCCGAAGCAATGGCAGCCCCATTAGCGTCCCACTACTTTCTGGCCTACGGTCAGACCTTTCAGAATCTCGACATCTGTCGATGTCTGCTGACCAACTTCAACGTCCACTTCACGCTTGCTGCCATCACTCTCCACCACTTGCACATACGTTCTTGAACCGATGGAGCGTAAAGCGGATACAGGAATCACAATTGCGTTCTCGGTACGCTGCGTTACAATCGAGACCGATAGTGGTGTACCACGTTCGACGCCTTTTGGCATTTTCGTAAGTGTAACGATAACATACTTATCCAGCGTTTCCTTGGTTGGAGGCGTACCGCCTTCACCCGTCCCTTCGCCACTGCCGCTTCCCGATGCTTCCGCGATAGGCATAACTTTAATTTTGCCAGAGACTTTACCAGCTCCATTAATATCTACTTCTGCCTTCATACCCGCGGAGAACTTCTCCAGATCTTCCTTGGCAAAGGTAGCTGCCACAACCAGATTGGATGTATCCGCAATCGTAGCAATCGGATCATACGCTTTCACGGCTGCACCCTTCTCTACCTGCACAGCAATAACGGTACCGCCAAACGGAGCTGTCAACGTGGCTTTGCCCAGTTGTTTCTCCAGATCAGCGAGTTCCTGGCGCAGTTCTTCAAACGCAATCGTAGATTCTTCGAACTCCACCGGGTCCATCTCATCCTTCTTGCGAAGTGTTTCCTTCATTTGAACTTCGGA
Coding sequences:
- a CDS encoding ABC transporter permease, which codes for MGLPLLRLLFRKMWNTRWMTFSTLIGLIVAVAFTVSIPMYADGALKRVVAQTLQDNSEGLPAGSLLMSYQAPGGVKTDTRGLDEVDRYIREDVPRDIGFPFHTYVNSRSIRSTEVSPEDPTKVDASRARSMSLGTMSGLDAQVNYSAGVKPGNQVKDDTIEAVMLEEGMYRNDLHIGDILEYPVYSGLDITLRVKITGSFKADDPNSPYWVQGFDGMMNGLYVDESVFNDVLLKEKGIPLQNSRWYYAFDLKEIQTSQLSGLTSMLERLDIDLYQRLKDTKVDITFGDLLKQFRSQSLQLQTMLFTLAAPMIAMVFYFIAMNARQSLQKQESDIAVLRSRGASARQIFSLYLLEGIFLGAIALVIGPLLGWFMAKSIGSASGFLSFVDRKSIPIGVSKEAILLGVAAVLVAIIASLIPAITYARATIVSAKRRQARTDRAPVWQRWFLDVVLLGLAGYGYYLFYERQMLTFQTGMTTDQLQVQPFLFFVPALAIFALGLFFLRLFPWILKLIQLIGRKFLPVPLYLTLTQLSRSSSSYYPLMILLVLTLGLGVYNSAAARTIDLNSTERTLYRYGSDVIMQTVWEGTPEVKPGGSGQNGGTGGGQQGGGNGGGGSAGGGSGGGNGGGGAPGGGGSSQPSKVIYSEPPFEVFRRLDGVEHAARVLQTKGNIIVSGKSGGQGMLVGIDNVDFAQVAWFRNDLFPAHPYKYLDLLGKYEGAVLISSKFADKFKLKTGDLVSMGVQGQAIEFVVFGIIPYWPAQYPDQMPFFVANLDYIYDQVPLIPYEVWLKMEPDAKVAPLMEKLAAEGIELSSVRDVRTELVSQGKHPSRGGVFGILSLGFLVSVIISLIGYVLYWFFNLSGRVVQFGVLRAMGLSRAQLSGMLLLEQVFTAGLSILLGIGIGQVSSRLFLPFLQTTDNVSAQVPPFRIVFEQQDMLQLYGVTVVMLVIGATMLLWQIRRLRVHQAVKMGEER
- a CDS encoding efflux RND transporter periplasmic adaptor subunit; translated protein: MFMKWRTADLSSKGAAPKRGKRAALIVLGAIMLATMSGCSLLPSETEEEVLPPITPPTISKKPEYEVRTETLEKKVSGSGKMMSQREEKVYFTLDGMHIKELNVKPGDKVKKGQLLAVLDVESVEKEIRGKKLAIRKSEVQMKETLRKKDEMDPVEFEESTIAFEELRQELADLEKQLGKATLTAPFGGTVIAVQVEKGAAVKAYDPIATIADTSNLVVAATFAKEDLEKFSAGMKAEVDINGAGKVSGKIKVMPIAEASGSGSGEGTGEGGTPPTKETLDKYVIVTLTKMPKGVERGTPLSVSIVTQRTENAIVIPVSALRSIGSRTYVQVVESDGSKREVDVEVGQQTSTDVEILKGLTVGQKVVGR